In one Nicotiana sylvestris chromosome 8, ASM39365v2, whole genome shotgun sequence genomic region, the following are encoded:
- the LOC104231413 gene encoding mitogen-activated protein kinase kinase kinase YODA isoform X1 — MRSWWGKSSSKDVRTKSKKERFIDTISRKLKIFTEEKSSGKSGSSRRRCNDIISEKGSQSRVSRSPSPSTPASCCQSFVDRTSSQPLPLPEGHFSNVHLVDSANSASIKSVTSGDSKPSLTLPLPTPRHLSYGPVATGVDKDLPTASVSCDSSSDSDDPADSRLLSPQTSDCENGSRTALNSPSSLKQKVQSPIAFKASPGEMLKSANLLSNNQVIPTSPRQRLLNSHVADLQIPHHGVIYSAPDSSMSSPSRSPMRVFGHEPVMNFGFWLGKPHGDITLLGSGHCSSPGSVQNSGQNSIGGDMSAQPFWPHSRCSPECSPVPSPRMTSPAPGSRIHSGAVTPLHPRSGGTSAESSIAWLDDGKQQSHRLPLPPISIPHSHFSPYSVAPAILRSPGRTENPPIPGSRWKKGRLIGRGTFGHVYLGFNSESGEMCAMKEVTLFSDDAKSRESAQQLGQEISLLSRLRHPNIVQYYGSESVDDKLYIYLEYVSCGSIYKILQEYGQLGELAIQSYTKQILSGLAYLHAKNTVHRDIKGANILVDPSGRVKLADFGMAKHITGQYCPLSFKGSPYWMAPEVVKNSSGCNLAVDIWSLGCTILEMATTKPPWSQYEGVAAIFKIGNSKELPAIPYHLSDEGKDFVWQCLQRNPLHRPTASQLLEHPFVRSTVPVERPILSPEPAEIIPPSMPTVRSVAVGQSPKHMSGRLSPSTISSPCAVSGSATPLSVGGGAVPLFNLMTPTTYSSEGVGTSPRAQRSFYPNGETSHDLNPDMLRGTSQSHFIQETLPSDNGFVGDNSGGPAQRGVAEQPYQGQSVLANRVAQQLLRDQVKLGPSFDLNPGFQVFGRDNGV; from the exons ATGCGTTCATGGTGGGGTAAGTCTTCATCTAAGGATGTAAGGACGAAATCCAAGAAGGAACGTTTCATTGATACAATAAGTAGGAAACTGAAGATTTTCACTGAGGAAAAATCAAGTGGTAAATCTGGATCATCTCGAAGACGATGTAATGATATTATTTCAGAAAAGGGTTCTCAATCAAGGGTTTCCAGGTCACCATCACCTTCTACGCCAGCTTCATGCTGTCAGAGCTTTGTTGATAGGACTTCTTCTCAACCACTTCCCCTTCCTGAGGGTCACTTTTCTAATGTACATCTTGTCGACTCTGCGAACAGTGCATCCATAAAATCAGTGACCAGTGGAGACTCCAAGCCATCATTGACTTTGCCTCTTCCCACGCCTAGGCATCTTTCATATGGACCAGTTGCTACAGGGGTTGACAAGGACTTACCAACTGCTTCTGTTTCATGTGACAGCTCCAGTGACAGTGATGACCCTGCTGACTCACGGCTTCTTAGCCCCCAAACATCTGATTGTGAAAACGGGAGCAGAACTGCCTTGAATAGTCCTTCCAG TTTGAAGCAGAAGGTTCAATCTCCTATTGCATTCAAAGCAAGTCCAGGAGAGATGTTGAAGTCAGCTAATCTTTTGTCTAACAATCAGGTGATCCCTACATCTCCTAGACAGAGGCTTTTAAACTCTCATGTGGCAGACTTACAGATTCCTCATCATGGTGTTATCTATAGTGCTCCTGACAGCTCGATGTCAAGTCCTTCAAGAAGTCCCATGAGGGTATTTGGGCATGAACCGGTCATGAACTTTGGTTTCTGGCTAGGGAAGCCACATGGAGACATAACCTTATTAGGATCAGGGCACTGCTCTAGTCCAGGTTCAGTCCAGAATTCAGGACAAAATTCAATTGGAGGTGATATGTCAGCACAGCCCTTTTGGCCACACAGCAGGTGTAGTCCTGAGTGTTCACCTGTACCTAGCCCCAGAATGACTAGTCCTGCTCCTGGCTCTAGGATACATAGTGGTGCTGTAACTCCTTTGCATCCTCGATCTGGTGGGACATCGGCTGAATCTTCCATAGCCTGGCTTGATGATGGAAAACAACAAAGTCACCGGCTGCCTCTTCCTCCCATATCAATCCCTCATTCTCATTTTTCTCCATATTCAGTGGCTCCTGCAATTCTGCGAAGTCCTGGTAGGACAGAAAATCCTCCAATCCCAGGGTCACGATGGAAGAAAGGACGTCTGATTGGCAGAGGCACATTTGGACATGTGTACCTTGGTTTTAACAG TGAAAGTGGTGAGATGTGTGCAATGAAGGAAGTAACACTTTTTTCAGATGATGCTAAGTCGAGAGAGAGTGCACAGCAACTTGGACAA GAAATATCACTGCTAAGTCGGTTGCGCCATCCAAATATCGTGCAATATTATGGATCTGAGTCG GTAGATGACAAACTATACATATACCTTGAGTATGTCTCTTGTGGTTCAATCTATAAAATTCTTCAAGAATATGGTCAGTTGGGTGAGCTAGCAATTCAAAGTTACACCAAGCAAATTTTGTCTGGGCTAGCATATTTGCATGCTAAAAACACAGTGCATAG AGATATTAAAGGGGCAAACATACTGGTTGACCCAAGTGGCCGCGTTAAATTGGCAGATTTTGGGATGGCAAAACAT ATAACTGGTCAATACTGTCCTTTGTCTTTCAAGGGAAGTCCTTATTGGATGGCACCTGAG GTTGTTAAAAATTCAAGTGGTTGCAATCTTGCGGTAGATATATGGAGCCTTGGATGTACAATTTTGGAGATGGCAACGACAAAACCACCTTGGAGTCAGTATGAGGGG GTTGCTGCTATATTTAAAATTGGAAACAGCAAGGAACTTCCTGCGATCCCCTACCACCTCTCAGATGAGGGCAAGGATTTTGTGTGGCAATGTCTACAACGCAATCCACTACATCGTCCAACAGCTTCTCAGCTCTTGGAACATCCCTTTGTCAGGAGTACCGTTCCGGTGGAAAGACCCATTCTAAGTCCTGAACCTGCAGAAATAATACCTCCATCCATGCCTACTGTGAGATCAGTG GCCGTCGGACAATCACCTAAGCATATGAGTGGGAGACTCTCCCCCTCCACCATATCAAGCCCCTGTGCTGTATCTGGTTCAGCAACACCTCTTAGTGTTGGCGGTGGTGCTGTTCCACTATTTAACCTAATGACGCCAACAACCTATTCATCAGAAGGTGTAGGAACATCACCAAGGGCCCAAAGAAGCTTTTACCCTAATGGTGAAACTAGTCACGATCTGAATCCTGACATGCTTCGAGGGACTTCTCAATCCCATTTTATCCAAGAAACACTTCCATCTGACAATGGTTTTGTTGGAGATAATTCTGGGGGCCCGGCTCAAAGGGGCGTGGCTGAACAACCATATCAGGGACAGTCAGTATTAGCTAATAGGGTTGCCCAGCAGCTCCTGAGGGATCAAGTAAAATTGGGCCCATCGTTTGACCTGAATCCTGGCTTTCAAGTATTTGGTCGGGATAATGGGGTTTAA
- the LOC104231413 gene encoding mitogen-activated protein kinase kinase kinase YODA isoform X2, whose product MRSWWGKSSSKDVRTKSKKERFIDTISRKLKIFTEEKSSGKSGSSRRRCNDIISEKGSQSRVSRSPSPSTPASCCQSFVDRTSSQPLPLPEGHFSNVHLVDSANSASIKSVTSGDSKPSLTLPLPTPRHLSYGPVATGVDKDLPTASVSCDSSSDSDDPADSRLLSPQTSDCENGSRTALNSPSSLKQKVQSPIAFKASPGEMLKSANLLSNNQVIPTSPRQRLLNSHVADLQIPHHGVIYSAPDSSMSSPSRSPMRVFGHEPVMNFGFWLGKPHGDITLLGSGHCSSPGSVQNSGQNSIGGDMSAQPFWPHSRCSPECSPVPSPRMTSPAPGSRIHSGAVTPLHPRSGGTSAESSIAWLDDGKQQSHRLPLPPISIPHSHFSPYSVAPAILRSPGRTENPPIPGSRWKKGRLIGRGTFGHVYLGFNSESGEMCAMKEVTLFSDDAKSRESAQQLGQEISLLSRLRHPNIVQYYGSESVDDKLYIYLEYVSCGSIYKILQEYGQLGELAIQSYTKQILSGLAYLHAKNTVHRDIKGANILVDPSGRVKLADFGMAKHITGQYCPLSFKGSPYWMAPEVVKNSSGCNLAVDIWSLGCTILEMATTKPPWSQYEGQGTSCDPLPPLR is encoded by the exons ATGCGTTCATGGTGGGGTAAGTCTTCATCTAAGGATGTAAGGACGAAATCCAAGAAGGAACGTTTCATTGATACAATAAGTAGGAAACTGAAGATTTTCACTGAGGAAAAATCAAGTGGTAAATCTGGATCATCTCGAAGACGATGTAATGATATTATTTCAGAAAAGGGTTCTCAATCAAGGGTTTCCAGGTCACCATCACCTTCTACGCCAGCTTCATGCTGTCAGAGCTTTGTTGATAGGACTTCTTCTCAACCACTTCCCCTTCCTGAGGGTCACTTTTCTAATGTACATCTTGTCGACTCTGCGAACAGTGCATCCATAAAATCAGTGACCAGTGGAGACTCCAAGCCATCATTGACTTTGCCTCTTCCCACGCCTAGGCATCTTTCATATGGACCAGTTGCTACAGGGGTTGACAAGGACTTACCAACTGCTTCTGTTTCATGTGACAGCTCCAGTGACAGTGATGACCCTGCTGACTCACGGCTTCTTAGCCCCCAAACATCTGATTGTGAAAACGGGAGCAGAACTGCCTTGAATAGTCCTTCCAG TTTGAAGCAGAAGGTTCAATCTCCTATTGCATTCAAAGCAAGTCCAGGAGAGATGTTGAAGTCAGCTAATCTTTTGTCTAACAATCAGGTGATCCCTACATCTCCTAGACAGAGGCTTTTAAACTCTCATGTGGCAGACTTACAGATTCCTCATCATGGTGTTATCTATAGTGCTCCTGACAGCTCGATGTCAAGTCCTTCAAGAAGTCCCATGAGGGTATTTGGGCATGAACCGGTCATGAACTTTGGTTTCTGGCTAGGGAAGCCACATGGAGACATAACCTTATTAGGATCAGGGCACTGCTCTAGTCCAGGTTCAGTCCAGAATTCAGGACAAAATTCAATTGGAGGTGATATGTCAGCACAGCCCTTTTGGCCACACAGCAGGTGTAGTCCTGAGTGTTCACCTGTACCTAGCCCCAGAATGACTAGTCCTGCTCCTGGCTCTAGGATACATAGTGGTGCTGTAACTCCTTTGCATCCTCGATCTGGTGGGACATCGGCTGAATCTTCCATAGCCTGGCTTGATGATGGAAAACAACAAAGTCACCGGCTGCCTCTTCCTCCCATATCAATCCCTCATTCTCATTTTTCTCCATATTCAGTGGCTCCTGCAATTCTGCGAAGTCCTGGTAGGACAGAAAATCCTCCAATCCCAGGGTCACGATGGAAGAAAGGACGTCTGATTGGCAGAGGCACATTTGGACATGTGTACCTTGGTTTTAACAG TGAAAGTGGTGAGATGTGTGCAATGAAGGAAGTAACACTTTTTTCAGATGATGCTAAGTCGAGAGAGAGTGCACAGCAACTTGGACAA GAAATATCACTGCTAAGTCGGTTGCGCCATCCAAATATCGTGCAATATTATGGATCTGAGTCG GTAGATGACAAACTATACATATACCTTGAGTATGTCTCTTGTGGTTCAATCTATAAAATTCTTCAAGAATATGGTCAGTTGGGTGAGCTAGCAATTCAAAGTTACACCAAGCAAATTTTGTCTGGGCTAGCATATTTGCATGCTAAAAACACAGTGCATAG AGATATTAAAGGGGCAAACATACTGGTTGACCCAAGTGGCCGCGTTAAATTGGCAGATTTTGGGATGGCAAAACAT ATAACTGGTCAATACTGTCCTTTGTCTTTCAAGGGAAGTCCTTATTGGATGGCACCTGAG GTTGTTAAAAATTCAAGTGGTTGCAATCTTGCGGTAGATATATGGAGCCTTGGATGTACAATTTTGGAGATGGCAACGACAAAACCACCTTGGAGTCAGTATGAGGGG CAAGGAACTTCCTGCGATCCCCTACCACCTCTCAGATGA